The Arachis ipaensis cultivar K30076 chromosome B07, Araip1.1, whole genome shotgun sequence genomic interval TAGCCTGCAAGGGATTAGGTTAATCATGCCAGTTAATAGCCAAACACAtatataagaataataataatattcaaaTAAGAGAAGAAAGCTATCCACACAGTTATTAAATCgtaaattcaaattcaatgacCTGGTTTTGCTTCTCCCattcattttcactttgtaatTTATTGATGGTCTCTTCCAAGGTAACCTGTGCAGAAAGGGAAGCAAATAAATGATATAAAACAAGCAATTTAtttacataagtgataaatgaagGTTAAAATacacaataacaaaaaaaaattagtgccaTTTTTACCAACATTTTTTGCAGTGGGCCCTCGTAATGAACACCATATTCTTAGGTTACTACATAAACCACATCAACCATACTATATTAACATATACTCTAGTGTGTTGCATTCAGTTTAGTTTATTTTCTAGAGTCCCCTTAATAAGAAAAACTGCAGAAAGCCAATAACTTAACTTATTATCCAACCAAAATATAGAATCCAAATTATGGAAATGCCACAGATCATATCCTCACCCAGCACTTAAACtgaaccaaaataaaattaaaatttatcgaaaattttaaaaataaatttgtatAAAGTAAACGTCTCTTGATATTAAAGCAAGGTTAGAGATATTGGACGATTAATACTCCACCAAACTTTGTTAAATACAGATTCAATGTGACcaaataaaatagataaatatattGGTCTAGCTATTTGATTTTCGATTTTGCTAATTTTATGCAATTGCTTTATGTTTAATCTTGCTTCACATATGACTATGAGGTATATCAAAGACAACGAAAGCCATTTTCAACATGAAGTGGTGGAGGGGTTTTTGATGCATTAGATACAATAGAATATATTATTCTTATGAtgaaaaatcaaataaacaaacttcTATAAGAATATACCAGTAATTTTGAGGTTTTATGTTCCTGTGACATACTCCAATGCTGTTGTGAAGATAAGCAAGTGCTCTAAATATCTACAATATAAGAAAGAGTAAAGATTAATGCACACTAACAAAgtgacaaataaaaagaaaagggcTTACTATTTGTGCTACAACTGGAAACA includes:
- the LOC107609476 gene encoding uncharacterized protein LOC107609476 isoform X7, with the protein product MSINASPLMVHLLPLMRFSRNLDNSNLSGHLIFRALAYLHNSIGVCHRNIKPQNYCNLRIWCSLRGPTAKNVTLEETINKLQSENEWEKQNQASLQMRIAQLQSWFGNENCTVRE